A single genomic interval of Polyangium spumosum harbors:
- a CDS encoding FAD-dependent monooxygenase produces MSDRTVAAPVLVIGAGPSGMVSALCLAKRGIDCLLVERRDGPDTHPKAHELSARSIEILHELGFGYDELAAEASPAEDAAKILFCDTIQEEFGCIDLHAGSAGRKYREHLEAPMPYLNVSQVELEKVVRRHVLASPRIRVLYNHQWESFEQDREGVTSRIQDRATGETFTVRSEYVLCADGAGSRSRKALGIEMRGPDKLLDFVNAYFQADLHRVVRTRGKLYFIFSPRAPGSVFIAHHVEKRWVFHYPVATPHEKIEEYTPEVMQKKIKAALGRDDVDIEITSMSHWRMTAQVADRFRSGRVFLVGDAAHRFPPTGGLGMNSGIGDAHNLAWKLAMVLDGRAPPCLLDTYEAERRPVIQTNCDESRLNFERMSEVAEAFGIHVDDARWVTEALASSTMRALPEALRAFAERQAQRYGEGVLARYHRDPAVRERVLLAIAHQRSHFDRIGLDLGYTYEEGAILRDGTPPPATGDHVSSYVPSTRPGARFPHVWLDGNTRRRGSRAIIDYRASILLVGAAVEARLGDVEARHGVRLFELRAADIPACHVAAVHTALQIEPDGALLIRPDGHVAWRQARGVILSDALIASIVGQVYGGGAPLGG; encoded by the coding sequence ATGAGTGATCGAACCGTCGCCGCTCCCGTCCTCGTCATCGGCGCTGGGCCTTCGGGTATGGTGAGCGCCTTATGCCTCGCCAAACGTGGCATCGATTGTCTGCTCGTCGAGCGCCGGGACGGGCCGGACACGCACCCCAAGGCGCACGAGCTCTCCGCGCGCTCGATCGAGATCCTCCACGAGCTCGGGTTCGGCTACGACGAGCTCGCCGCGGAGGCGTCTCCGGCCGAGGACGCCGCGAAGATCCTCTTTTGCGACACGATTCAGGAGGAGTTCGGCTGCATCGATCTCCACGCCGGCAGCGCCGGGCGCAAGTACCGCGAGCACCTCGAAGCGCCCATGCCTTACCTCAACGTCTCCCAGGTCGAGCTCGAGAAGGTCGTCCGAAGGCACGTCCTCGCCTCGCCGCGGATCCGGGTGCTCTACAACCACCAGTGGGAGTCGTTCGAACAGGACCGCGAGGGCGTCACGAGTCGGATCCAGGACCGGGCGACGGGCGAGACCTTCACGGTCCGGAGCGAATACGTCCTCTGCGCCGACGGCGCGGGCAGCCGGAGCCGCAAGGCCCTCGGCATCGAGATGCGGGGCCCGGACAAGCTGCTCGATTTCGTCAATGCTTATTTCCAGGCGGACCTCCACCGGGTCGTCCGCACCCGGGGCAAGCTCTACTTCATCTTCTCCCCCAGAGCGCCGGGCAGCGTGTTCATCGCCCACCACGTCGAGAAGCGCTGGGTCTTCCATTACCCCGTGGCGACGCCCCACGAGAAGATCGAGGAATACACGCCCGAGGTGATGCAGAAGAAGATCAAGGCGGCGCTCGGGCGTGACGACGTCGACATCGAGATCACCTCGATGAGCCACTGGCGCATGACCGCGCAGGTCGCCGACCGCTTCCGGAGCGGGCGTGTTTTCCTCGTCGGCGACGCGGCCCATCGATTCCCGCCCACCGGCGGCCTCGGCATGAACTCCGGGATCGGCGACGCGCACAACCTCGCCTGGAAGCTCGCCATGGTGCTCGACGGCCGCGCCCCGCCCTGCCTGCTCGACACCTACGAGGCCGAGCGCCGCCCGGTGATCCAGACGAACTGCGACGAGAGCCGCCTCAACTTCGAGCGAATGAGCGAGGTCGCCGAGGCCTTCGGCATTCACGTCGACGACGCGCGATGGGTCACCGAGGCGCTCGCGAGCTCCACGATGCGCGCGCTGCCCGAAGCTCTGCGCGCCTTCGCCGAGCGACAGGCGCAGCGTTACGGCGAGGGTGTCCTCGCGCGGTACCATCGTGACCCCGCGGTGCGGGAGCGTGTCCTCTTGGCCATCGCGCACCAGCGCTCCCATTTCGACCGGATCGGGCTCGACCTCGGCTACACCTACGAAGAGGGCGCGATCCTGCGCGACGGCACGCCGCCGCCGGCCACGGGTGACCACGTCTCCTCGTACGTCCCCTCCACGCGGCCGGGCGCTCGATTCCCCCATGTCTGGCTGGACGGCAATACGCGGCGCCGCGGCAGTCGAGCCATCATCGATTACCGCGCTTCCATCCTGCTCGTCGGCGCCGCGGTCGAGGCGCGGCTCGGGGACGTCGAGGCGCGCCACGGCGTCCGGCTCTTCGAGCTCCGCGCGGCGGACATCCCCGCCTGCCACGTGGCCGCGGTGCACACGGCGCTCCAGATCGAGCCGGACGGCGCGCTCTTGATCCGGCCGGACGGCCACGTCGCGTGGCGGCAGGCGCGTGGCGTGATTCTGTCCGACGCGCTCATCGCGTCGATCGTCGGCCAGGTGTACGGGGGTGGAGCGCCGCTCGGGGGGTGA
- a CDS encoding multicopper oxidase family protein, whose product MHDENRHDKRSSGLAISLDRRGFLRLGATLGAGLLLPDTLGCGDDPVLPPPPNLAVAPELFQPAWVRSQGRLLDIEVTITATQVTVGSYTFMTRAYTDVTVKQGTASFENGAYSGAIPGPTLLVQPGDTIRFTLINNLPDDGSANDPADCGIMGGSSSSSSGGGGAHGHLPGHSNNTTNLHVHGLHVDPGPPGDDVLLEIPPGGSYIFVFDIPEGVGMPDGTLANHPAGTYWYHPHVHRSTAIQVFGGMAGAILIRDEANDDLDKLFSPDPQPGQGKEQLLVLGEFMLQTCNGTTRLATYNEIVTDAAGTVDFFHINGQVNPILRMRPSEVQRHRLIHAGFHLPVDVVYVRVPDDQVDPATSLPKAGYTPFDYDCPAKKFDPAEHAAFEAAKNALRAQSVPYVQVATDGVTYAEPLPMPMANAVSEVEYLVGPGARVDILARFDAGTYQMVTLGYDLGFACSTPQVLATIVVEGEPDTSIQIPTSMKTPALYPSFDDPMKPGNQITNTRTLEFKVAVDPGADSTAGYHFTIDGKEFCEGRVDQCVALGAVEEWTINNVQEMASLHPFHIHVNSFLVTSINGKAPAHPMWRDTIFLPKEGYDMNGFAGTLTFRSRFLHYTGSYVLHCHMLQHEDIGMMQIVQVEADAACTPPVVMMCPPPP is encoded by the coding sequence ATGCATGATGAAAACAGGCACGACAAACGCTCTTCCGGCCTCGCGATATCGCTCGATCGGCGCGGCTTCTTGAGGCTCGGCGCCACGCTGGGCGCGGGCCTCCTCTTGCCCGATACCCTCGGGTGCGGCGACGATCCCGTCCTCCCCCCGCCGCCGAACCTGGCGGTGGCCCCCGAGCTCTTTCAGCCCGCCTGGGTCCGATCCCAGGGCCGCCTGCTCGACATCGAGGTGACCATCACCGCGACGCAGGTCACCGTGGGTTCGTATACCTTCATGACCCGCGCCTATACCGACGTCACCGTCAAGCAGGGCACGGCGAGCTTCGAGAATGGCGCTTATTCGGGCGCGATCCCCGGCCCGACCCTCCTGGTCCAGCCCGGCGACACGATCCGCTTCACGCTCATCAACAACCTCCCCGACGACGGCAGCGCCAATGACCCCGCCGATTGCGGCATCATGGGCGGCAGCAGCTCGAGCAGCAGCGGCGGCGGTGGCGCGCACGGCCACCTCCCCGGGCACAGCAACAACACGACGAACCTCCACGTCCACGGGCTGCACGTCGATCCCGGGCCGCCCGGCGACGACGTCCTGCTCGAGATCCCTCCCGGCGGTAGTTACATCTTCGTGTTCGACATCCCCGAGGGCGTCGGCATGCCGGACGGGACCTTGGCCAATCACCCCGCCGGGACGTACTGGTATCACCCGCACGTCCACCGCTCGACCGCCATCCAGGTCTTCGGCGGCATGGCCGGGGCGATCCTCATCCGCGACGAGGCGAACGACGACCTCGACAAGCTCTTTTCGCCCGATCCGCAGCCGGGCCAGGGCAAGGAGCAGCTCCTCGTCCTCGGGGAGTTCATGCTCCAGACCTGCAATGGCACGACCCGCCTCGCGACCTACAACGAGATCGTGACCGACGCGGCTGGGACGGTGGATTTCTTCCACATCAATGGCCAGGTCAACCCGATCCTCCGCATGCGCCCGAGCGAGGTGCAGCGTCATCGCCTCATTCACGCCGGCTTCCACTTGCCGGTCGACGTCGTGTACGTCCGCGTGCCGGACGATCAGGTGGACCCCGCGACGTCCCTGCCGAAGGCCGGCTACACGCCGTTCGATTACGACTGCCCGGCGAAGAAATTCGACCCGGCGGAGCACGCCGCCTTCGAGGCCGCGAAGAACGCGCTCCGCGCGCAGTCGGTCCCTTACGTCCAGGTGGCGACGGACGGGGTCACCTACGCCGAGCCCTTGCCGATGCCGATGGCCAATGCCGTCTCGGAGGTCGAATACCTCGTCGGGCCGGGGGCCCGCGTGGACATCCTCGCCCGGTTCGACGCGGGCACGTACCAGATGGTGACCCTCGGCTACGACCTCGGCTTTGCTTGCTCCACGCCGCAGGTCCTCGCCACGATCGTCGTCGAGGGAGAGCCGGACACGAGCATCCAGATCCCGACGTCGATGAAGACGCCCGCGCTCTACCCCTCCTTCGACGACCCGATGAAGCCCGGGAACCAGATCACGAACACGCGGACGCTCGAGTTCAAGGTCGCCGTCGATCCGGGCGCAGATAGCACCGCGGGATACCATTTCACGATCGACGGCAAGGAGTTCTGCGAAGGCCGCGTCGACCAGTGCGTCGCGCTCGGCGCCGTGGAGGAGTGGACGATCAACAACGTCCAGGAAATGGCATCGCTCCACCCCTTCCACATCCACGTCAACTCCTTCCTCGTGACGTCCATCAACGGAAAGGCGCCCGCGCACCCCATGTGGCGCGACACGATCTTCCTGCCCAAGGAGGGCTACGACATGAACGGGTTCGCCGGGACGTTGACGTTCCGCTCGCGGTTCCTCCATTACACGGGCTCGTACGTCCTCCACTGCCACATGTTGCAACACGAGGACATCGGCATGATGCAGATCGTCCAGGTGGAGGCGGACGCGGCGTGCACGCCGCCGGTCGTCATGATGTGCCCGCCTCCCCCTTGA
- a CDS encoding metallophosphoesterase — translation MHRDDDVALFAGSLPGVLADGEALPPLTERLSSGSVWTRELTVLAEELVQAWAQREGFDFAGHVVDADPRSIEDPVRILDVRAWDTVRTVRTWSRSELVKLLRLVPALFARYYPESPAARALLPGYDGFDFHAFGRLYRERVARAFEHLSLLGFPPDALRQKDARGDIRLADLFVPTRFITDDRDRKNPTLAELLKRGSSALVLGDPGMGKTTLLAFLSLLHSDPSVSLEGYRSPPWRVPLFVSLREYALESHKSELSLIDFLAARARSDHSLPNAHPAFFEATLRMGEAIVLFDGLDEVGSASTRSRVARAVREFRAAYPRCPVWVTSRIHGYTADIALPRIEFEHLRIGPLADEDIDHFIKRWYQIQIPDNERRRDDQKSSLRRAVFRTSQVRALATNPLLLTLMAFVHRFLGHLPQERGELYEKCVDMLLRTWLDAKERPEKHAFERRGLRTELPRTYLEKLALHVQSHPSGSLHGVRGLFSRDDALDFLTDLHKARAEDEERDISHEIAHAEMRDFIDFACDRVGLLVDRGGGKLSFLHLTLQEYLAAHADSFDVDDDDEGQFVRQHLGDGAWEEVLLLRWFVLAKKRGERRRKLVRDLVGDLVDALAKSPEHPGWLTLGRAIRDGLVARERDRRVILSVLLARWARKPAFSGDIFLVLDDICEFGDADLRGELRAACADLQEKGNSAEALAALHLEAKLLGDLPGAADRIRARPDLAELLPDLVVFRDEPALGTLLDERSTVDHWATALADLGGTAVYRTTLGWLTGLSESPVPSEAPFLGAARWLRERIRAEIESRLAYTEHYPERVHFLLQSPYGWRLSDWTHSLTAPLAFREIPRELSAAPRPAPITTKLCHPKLARDRMGDCDLVELPLIERMVRFNEGALAAFPRSEPIPEDAVRHIATAFVRTVVRTFAWSFPRSFTGNPKPTFVREFVQSLGRDLRSDILRSFGRAFAQNFVRDFFRTLGRAFLRAFGPTLGRDFVRDLVPAPERRRYASLLGGEGSADALDWEARWDQALGEEAHVARVLEQDDFWWLIYIHRPRLGIHAESRPPNLSFDLKNPLALPVLLADAGTIAANEWLFALSRHLHIHPADEKSSDEAWETWLDQNPVDAFWVAFAWDEHARLLRQHHGRLEGPLGALALAHAEYASLMTGFDLVESCPAWKTLLDEAGPEKVAALRALGATPTAASATASATASAAASPSMTASAPAPEPAALFTWLHLSDLHFGLPGAGDRHNQSQILAILRDDLASLERQGLPRPDAILVTGDIAWSGKPDQYADASKWLLDVAGRLGLSPDRIFVVPGNHDVDRGADADRTVKRLLRGLRSGDDDLDEALDDEDDEALLRRRQSAYLEFAKSFAPACRDLFWTSLEKARDGLSVRIIGVNTALLAAGDDDPRKLRLGQRQRALLNDAARDRELVLVLGHHPLEDDWLAEQRDLARFFASRAHAYLAGHVHDAKSERIVTGGGADTLRIIAGAVYGGRERDIPHGHAYSVTSLHRAPSGAPALRVHPRRFSFKNYDFRQDIDSTDEGRSYAEHPLARWKLS, via the coding sequence ATGCATCGAGACGACGACGTTGCGCTTTTCGCGGGGTCGCTGCCGGGGGTTTTGGCCGACGGGGAGGCGCTCCCGCCGCTCACGGAGCGGCTCTCGTCGGGGAGCGTGTGGACGCGGGAGCTCACCGTCCTCGCGGAGGAGCTCGTCCAGGCGTGGGCGCAGCGGGAAGGCTTCGACTTCGCTGGCCACGTCGTCGACGCGGATCCGAGGAGCATCGAAGACCCGGTGCGTATCCTCGACGTACGCGCCTGGGACACCGTCCGGACCGTGCGCACCTGGTCGAGGTCCGAGCTCGTCAAGCTCCTCCGCCTCGTCCCCGCGCTCTTCGCCCGTTATTACCCCGAATCCCCTGCGGCCCGCGCGCTGCTCCCCGGCTACGACGGCTTCGATTTCCACGCCTTCGGCCGCCTTTATCGGGAGCGCGTCGCCCGCGCCTTCGAACACCTCAGCCTCCTCGGTTTTCCCCCGGACGCCCTCCGCCAGAAGGACGCCCGCGGCGACATTCGCCTCGCGGATCTCTTCGTCCCCACGCGGTTCATCACCGACGACCGTGATCGGAAAAACCCGACGCTCGCCGAGCTCCTCAAGCGTGGCTCCTCCGCCCTCGTCCTCGGCGATCCCGGCATGGGCAAGACCACGCTCCTCGCGTTCCTCTCGCTCCTGCACTCCGATCCGAGCGTCAGCCTCGAAGGGTATCGATCCCCGCCGTGGCGCGTCCCTCTTTTCGTCTCCCTGCGCGAATACGCCCTCGAGTCCCACAAGAGCGAGCTCTCGCTGATCGATTTCCTCGCCGCGCGGGCCCGCTCGGACCATTCCCTCCCGAATGCCCACCCCGCGTTCTTCGAGGCCACGCTCCGGATGGGCGAGGCCATCGTCCTCTTCGACGGCCTCGACGAGGTCGGCTCCGCCTCCACCCGCAGCCGCGTCGCCAGGGCCGTCCGTGAATTTCGCGCCGCATACCCGCGTTGCCCTGTCTGGGTCACGTCCCGCATCCACGGCTACACCGCCGACATCGCGCTCCCTCGTATCGAATTCGAGCACCTCCGCATCGGCCCCCTCGCCGACGAGGACATCGACCATTTCATCAAGCGCTGGTACCAGATCCAGATCCCCGACAACGAGCGCCGCCGCGACGACCAGAAATCCTCCCTCCGTCGCGCCGTCTTCCGCACCTCGCAGGTCCGCGCCCTCGCCACGAACCCGCTCCTGCTCACGCTCATGGCCTTCGTCCACCGCTTCCTCGGCCATTTGCCCCAGGAGCGCGGCGAGCTCTACGAGAAATGCGTCGACATGCTCCTCCGCACCTGGCTCGACGCCAAGGAGCGCCCCGAAAAACACGCCTTCGAGCGCCGCGGCCTGCGCACCGAGCTCCCGCGCACGTACCTGGAAAAACTCGCCCTCCACGTCCAGTCCCACCCGAGCGGCAGCCTCCACGGCGTCCGCGGCCTCTTCTCCCGCGACGACGCCCTCGATTTCCTCACCGACCTCCACAAAGCGCGCGCCGAGGACGAGGAGCGCGACATCTCCCACGAGATCGCCCACGCCGAGATGCGCGATTTCATCGATTTCGCCTGCGACCGCGTCGGCCTCCTCGTCGACCGCGGCGGCGGCAAGCTCTCCTTCTTGCACCTCACCCTCCAGGAATACCTCGCCGCCCACGCCGACAGCTTCGACGTCGACGACGACGACGAGGGCCAGTTCGTCCGGCAGCACCTCGGCGACGGCGCCTGGGAAGAGGTCCTCCTCCTCCGCTGGTTCGTCCTCGCCAAGAAGCGCGGCGAGCGCCGCCGCAAGCTCGTCCGCGACCTCGTCGGCGACCTCGTCGACGCGCTCGCGAAATCCCCCGAGCACCCCGGCTGGCTCACGCTCGGCCGCGCCATTCGTGACGGCCTCGTCGCCCGCGAGCGCGACCGCCGCGTCATACTCTCCGTCCTCCTCGCCCGCTGGGCCCGAAAGCCCGCCTTCTCCGGCGACATCTTCCTCGTCCTCGACGACATCTGCGAATTCGGCGACGCCGACCTCCGCGGCGAGCTCCGGGCCGCCTGCGCCGACCTCCAGGAAAAAGGCAACTCGGCCGAGGCCCTCGCCGCCCTCCACCTCGAAGCCAAGCTCCTCGGCGACCTCCCCGGCGCGGCCGATCGTATTCGCGCCCGCCCCGACCTCGCCGAGCTCCTGCCCGACCTCGTCGTGTTCCGTGACGAACCCGCCCTCGGCACCCTGCTCGACGAGCGCTCCACCGTCGACCACTGGGCGACGGCCCTCGCCGACCTCGGCGGCACCGCCGTTTATCGCACCACGCTCGGCTGGCTCACCGGCCTCTCCGAGAGCCCTGTCCCCTCCGAGGCGCCTTTCCTCGGCGCCGCGCGCTGGCTCCGCGAGCGCATCCGCGCCGAGATCGAGTCCCGCCTCGCCTACACCGAGCATTACCCCGAGCGCGTCCATTTCCTCCTCCAGTCGCCTTATGGCTGGCGCCTCTCCGACTGGACCCATTCTCTCACCGCCCCGCTCGCCTTCCGCGAGATCCCGAGAGAGCTCTCCGCCGCGCCCCGGCCTGCGCCGATCACCACGAAGCTCTGCCACCCGAAGCTCGCCCGCGATCGCATGGGTGATTGTGACCTCGTCGAGCTCCCCCTCATCGAGCGAATGGTCCGGTTCAACGAGGGCGCGCTCGCCGCCTTCCCCCGGAGCGAGCCCATCCCCGAGGACGCCGTCCGCCATATCGCCACGGCCTTCGTCCGCACCGTCGTCCGCACCTTCGCCTGGAGCTTTCCGCGCTCCTTCACCGGCAACCCCAAGCCCACGTTCGTCCGTGAATTCGTCCAGTCCCTCGGCCGCGACCTCCGCAGCGACATCCTCCGCTCCTTCGGCCGCGCCTTCGCGCAGAACTTCGTCCGCGACTTCTTCCGCACCCTCGGCCGCGCCTTCTTGCGCGCCTTCGGCCCGACCCTCGGCCGCGATTTCGTGCGTGACCTCGTCCCCGCGCCCGAGCGTCGTCGTTATGCCTCGCTCCTCGGCGGCGAAGGCTCCGCCGACGCGCTCGACTGGGAGGCCCGCTGGGATCAGGCGCTCGGCGAGGAGGCGCACGTCGCCCGCGTGCTCGAGCAGGACGATTTCTGGTGGCTCATCTACATCCACCGCCCCCGGCTCGGCATTCACGCCGAGTCCCGCCCGCCGAACCTCTCGTTCGACCTGAAAAACCCCCTCGCCCTCCCCGTCCTGCTCGCCGACGCGGGCACCATCGCGGCCAATGAATGGCTCTTCGCCTTGAGCCGCCACCTGCACATCCACCCCGCCGACGAAAAGTCCTCGGACGAGGCCTGGGAGACGTGGCTCGATCAGAACCCCGTCGATGCCTTCTGGGTCGCGTTCGCCTGGGACGAGCACGCCAGGCTCCTTCGCCAGCACCATGGCCGCCTCGAAGGCCCGCTCGGCGCGCTCGCCCTCGCCCACGCCGAATACGCGTCCCTGATGACCGGCTTCGACCTCGTCGAATCGTGCCCCGCCTGGAAGACCCTGCTCGACGAGGCCGGCCCCGAAAAGGTCGCCGCCCTCCGCGCCCTCGGCGCCACGCCCACGGCCGCCTCCGCGACGGCCTCCGCGACGGCCTCCGCCGCCGCCTCCCCTTCAATGACCGCCTCCGCTCCCGCCCCCGAGCCCGCGGCCCTCTTCACCTGGCTGCACCTCTCGGATCTGCATTTTGGCCTCCCGGGCGCCGGCGATCGGCACAACCAATCCCAGATCCTCGCCATTCTCCGCGACGACCTCGCCTCCCTCGAACGCCAGGGCCTCCCGCGCCCCGACGCCATCCTCGTCACCGGCGACATCGCCTGGAGCGGCAAGCCCGATCAATATGCCGACGCCTCGAAATGGCTGCTCGACGTCGCCGGCCGGCTCGGCCTCTCCCCCGACCGTATCTTCGTCGTGCCCGGCAACCACGACGTCGACCGCGGCGCCGACGCCGATCGCACCGTCAAGCGCCTCCTCCGCGGCCTTCGCAGCGGCGACGACGACCTCGACGAGGCCCTCGACGACGAGGACGACGAAGCCCTGCTCCGCCGCCGCCAGAGCGCCTACCTCGAGTTCGCCAAGAGCTTCGCCCCCGCCTGCCGCGACCTCTTCTGGACCAGCCTCGAGAAGGCCCGCGACGGTTTGTCCGTCCGCATCATTGGCGTCAACACCGCCCTCCTCGCCGCGGGCGACGACGACCCGCGCAAGTTACGCCTCGGCCAGCGCCAGCGCGCCCTCCTCAACGACGCCGCGCGGGATCGTGAGCTCGTCCTCGTCCTCGGCCATCACCCCCTCGAGGACGATTGGCTCGCCGAGCAGCGTGACCTCGCGCGATTCTTCGCGAGCCGCGCCCACGCCTACCTCGCCGGCCACGTCCACGACGCGAAGAGCGAGCGAATCGTCACCGGCGGCGGCGCCGACACGCTCCGCATCATCGCGGGCGCGGTCTACGGCGGGCGCGAGCGCGACATCCCCCACGGCCACGCCTACAGCGTCACGTCCCTCCACCGCGCCCCGAGCGGCGCCCCCGCCCTGCGCGTCCACCCGCGCCGTTTTTCCTTCAAGAACTACGACTTCCGCCAGGACATCGACAGCACCGACGAGGGGCGCTCGTATGCCGAGCACCCCCTCGCCCGCTGGAAGCTCAGTTGA
- the can gene encoding carbonate dehydratase — MDAYKKLLLANKAWVAEKLAIRPDYFERTATTQTPAFMWIGCSDSRVPAESVTSTEPGELFVHRNVANLVVHTDFNMLSVLQYAVEVLEVKHIIICGHYGCGGVRNAMTNRSFGLIDKWLRHIKDVYRAHRRDLETIADPEKRLDRLVEFNVTEQVQNLAETSIVQHAWARYNRPTVHGWVYDLRTGFLKEHALMKPGAPLEDIYRFDFDDVPSKH, encoded by the coding sequence ATGGATGCGTACAAGAAACTCCTGCTCGCCAACAAAGCGTGGGTCGCCGAGAAGCTCGCCATTCGCCCCGACTACTTCGAGCGCACGGCGACCACGCAGACCCCTGCGTTCATGTGGATCGGCTGCTCCGACAGCCGCGTCCCGGCCGAGTCCGTCACGAGCACCGAGCCCGGCGAGCTCTTCGTGCACCGGAACGTCGCGAACCTCGTCGTCCACACCGATTTCAACATGCTCAGCGTGCTCCAGTACGCGGTCGAGGTCCTCGAGGTGAAGCACATCATCATCTGCGGCCATTACGGCTGCGGCGGCGTGCGCAACGCGATGACGAACCGCTCGTTCGGTCTCATCGACAAGTGGCTTCGCCACATCAAGGACGTCTACCGCGCCCACCGCCGCGACCTCGAGACCATCGCCGACCCCGAGAAGCGCCTCGACCGCCTGGTCGAGTTCAACGTCACCGAGCAGGTGCAGAACCTCGCCGAGACCAGCATCGTCCAGCACGCCTGGGCGCGGTACAATCGCCCCACGGTCCATGGCTGGGTCTACGACCTGCGCACCGGCTTCCTCAAGGAGCACGCCCTCATGAAGCCCGGCGCGCCGCTCGAGGACATCTACCGCTTCGACTTCGACGACGTGCCCTCGAAGCATTGA
- a CDS encoding SulP family inorganic anion transporter gives MTLKDNIGKDYLRYDAAAGLVVFLVAVPLCLGIALASGAPLLAGLVAGFVGGIVVGFLSGSDVSVSGPAAGLTVIVATAIHNLGYPAFLVAVILAGVLQLAFGALRLGALADYVPNAVIKGMLAAIGIVIVLKQIPHALGRDLDFEMDMRFIEPDGKENTLSAIVKALLSASPGALLISGASLGILLTWDKFVAPRAKALKLVPAPLVVVVVGTLLNELFRLRGMAGFYLRGEDGHLVTLPILGSPLDIFGELTRPAWSALRDEGVYVTGVTLAAVASLESLLALEAGQRLDPYKRIALPNRELIAQGLGNLTSGLLGGLPVTSVVVRTSANVYAGNRTRWSTIFHGLLLLVAVLLLGRVLNRIPLAALAAILIVIGSKLMPRALFQEMWREGLSSFVPFFVTIVAIVFTDLLKGVLIGLAFGVFFVIRTNSHAAMIVVSQDNYYLLRFNKDISFVHKAELKEKLSRIPEGATLIIDGTRALHVDRDAFEVLDDYRETAKFKDIKVEFKNLRGKRPDGELPAATR, from the coding sequence ATGACGCTCAAGGACAACATCGGGAAGGACTACCTCCGCTACGACGCCGCGGCTGGCCTGGTCGTCTTTCTGGTCGCGGTGCCGCTCTGCCTCGGCATTGCGCTTGCGTCCGGGGCGCCGCTGCTCGCTGGCCTCGTCGCTGGCTTCGTCGGCGGCATCGTCGTGGGTTTCCTCTCGGGCTCGGACGTCAGCGTCAGCGGCCCGGCTGCCGGCCTCACGGTCATCGTCGCGACCGCGATCCACAACCTCGGTTATCCTGCGTTCCTCGTCGCCGTCATCCTCGCCGGCGTCCTGCAGCTCGCCTTTGGCGCCTTGCGCCTCGGCGCCCTCGCCGACTACGTCCCGAACGCGGTCATCAAGGGCATGCTCGCGGCGATCGGCATCGTCATCGTCTTGAAGCAGATCCCGCACGCCCTCGGCCGGGACCTCGATTTCGAGATGGACATGCGCTTCATCGAGCCCGACGGCAAGGAGAACACCCTCTCGGCCATCGTGAAGGCCCTGCTCAGCGCGAGCCCTGGCGCCCTCCTCATCTCGGGCGCCTCGCTCGGCATCCTGCTCACCTGGGACAAATTCGTCGCCCCGCGCGCCAAGGCCCTCAAGCTCGTCCCTGCGCCGCTCGTCGTCGTCGTCGTCGGCACCCTCTTGAACGAGCTCTTTCGCCTCCGCGGCATGGCCGGGTTTTACCTCCGGGGCGAGGACGGCCACCTCGTCACGCTCCCGATCCTCGGCTCGCCGCTCGACATCTTCGGCGAGCTCACGCGCCCTGCCTGGTCGGCCTTGCGGGACGAGGGCGTCTACGTCACGGGCGTGACCCTCGCCGCGGTCGCGAGCCTCGAATCGCTCCTCGCCCTCGAAGCGGGGCAGCGGCTCGACCCGTACAAGCGGATCGCCCTGCCGAACCGCGAGCTCATCGCGCAGGGCCTCGGCAACCTCACCTCGGGCCTGCTCGGCGGCCTGCCGGTCACCTCCGTCGTCGTGCGCACGAGCGCGAACGTGTATGCCGGCAATCGCACCCGCTGGTCGACGATCTTCCACGGCCTTCTTTTGCTCGTCGCCGTCCTCCTCCTCGGCCGCGTCCTCAATCGCATCCCGCTCGCCGCGCTCGCCGCCATCCTCATCGTCATCGGCTCGAAGCTCATGCCGCGCGCGCTCTTTCAGGAGATGTGGCGCGAGGGCCTCTCGTCGTTCGTCCCGTTCTTCGTGACGATCGTCGCCATCGTCTTCACCGACCTCCTGAAGGGTGTCCTCATCGGCCTCGCGTTCGGCGTCTTCTTCGTCATTCGCACGAACTCGCACGCGGCCATGATCGTGGTCTCGCAGGACAACTATTACCTCTTGCGCTTCAACAAGGACATCAGCTTCGTGCACAAGGCCGAGCTCAAGGAGAAGCTCTCGAGGATCCCCGAGGGCGCGACGCTCATCATCGACGGCACGCGGGCGCTGCACGTCGACCGGGACGCCTTCGAGGTGCTCGACGACTATCGCGAGACGGCGAAGTTCAAGGACATCAAGGTCGAATTCAAGAACCTGCGCGGAAAGCGCCCCGACGGCGAGCTGCCGGCGGCGACGAGGTGA